A genomic stretch from Gemmatimonadota bacterium includes:
- a CDS encoding helix-turn-helix transcriptional regulator, which produces MRFGEIIKRARNGRFSQQALGETIGVWGTYIYQIEKGERIPSDDVCTYLAKALDLDPQRLLFLAYKERAQKTPEGRRLFSQMEKLMTDPVISQVIVNPKMLDAGIVKALQSPDIRKVLKNKQWCEALSASAATTDRDIPELIKIITQIPVQQWQVLLSTAKAFADIK; this is translated from the coding sequence ATGAGGTTTGGTGAAATAATTAAACGCGCTCGTAATGGGCGATTTAGCCAGCAGGCTTTGGGTGAAACTATTGGGGTGTGGGGCACTTATATCTATCAAATAGAAAAAGGCGAACGCATACCATCCGACGACGTGTGTACGTATCTTGCAAAAGCACTCGATCTCGATCCTCAAAGGCTTCTTTTTTTAGCATATAAAGAACGCGCACAAAAAACGCCCGAAGGCCGCAGACTTTTTTCTCAGATGGAAAAGCTGATGACAGATCCTGTCATCAGCCAGGTAATTGTCAACCCTAAAATGCTCGATGCAGGCATTGTCAAAGCACTTCAGAGTCCCGATATTCGCAAGGTGCTCAAGAACAAGCAATGGTGCGAAGCCCTGAGCGCGAGTGCAGCAACCACAGACCGGGATATTCCCGAACTCATTAAGATCATCACCCAGATCCCCGTCCAACAATGGCAGGTATTGCTCAGTACAGCAAAAGCTTTTGCTGATATAAAATAA